In one window of Niallia sp. Man26 DNA:
- a CDS encoding DMT family transporter, producing the protein MRYLSYLLALLAGAALSFEGAIYAELGKTIGQIETSFYNFFMGSIIMGLLWIFFGKGDLSYTLKAPKWTLLGGGLGVVYLTAIVISVPYVGVGISMVAVIIGQLVMSMVIEHFGWLGSKKTKINKEKIFAVISMIIALILIN; encoded by the coding sequence ATGCGCTATCTTTCTTATTTGTTAGCCCTTCTGGCTGGAGCAGCGCTCAGCTTTGAAGGAGCTATTTATGCTGAACTGGGAAAAACAATTGGACAAATAGAAACAAGTTTTTATAACTTCTTTATGGGCTCTATTATTATGGGGCTATTATGGATTTTCTTTGGTAAAGGAGATCTTTCTTATACATTAAAAGCACCTAAGTGGACATTGCTTGGCGGCGGATTAGGTGTCGTTTATTTAACTGCTATTGTTATTAGTGTTCCATACGTCGGTGTTGGAATCTCAATGGTTGCAGTCATCATCGGACAACTGGTGATGAGCATGGTAATTGAGCATTTCGGATGGCTTGGCAGTAAAAAGACTAAAATTAACAAGGAAAAGATATTTGCCGTAATCTCTATGATTATCGCACTTATATTAATAAACTAG